AGGACTATTCTAAAATCGGGTCAATTCAGTGATCTTCTCACAGGGAGACTTCTCcgcttctccctcctttccttttcacCCTTCCTGTCCAAAACGAAATGTTTGTAATCTAGACTCTTAACAAGTATTCTACtagtatttgtatttgtatttgagAAAAGAACATagtttggtgaaaaaaaatgtatataatgGCAATCCTGCTACCCCCTGCTGCCCATAGCTAGAATCGCTGGAAATATTCCCTGTGTGATACTGGCTGCAAAGTACAAagtggaaagggaaggaaattttcctgtcgaggaaagaaacagatccatttttaaattaacttctCATATTTTCACATAACGTGCATCCGTGGTATTCAAACAGACATGTTATTTGAAGgctaagaaagaatttctttttggtGAAATTAGTGGTGGCTGCATGCGTTGAGTGGATGTATATAAAGTAGTACTTCAAATCTCTTGTCTGAAAGCACAGTTGTGGCAAAAGTTAATCTGTCtaaatataattaaaagaaCGAAGGTTCCGTGGTTTATGTACTTATAGATGAGATTAAAGCGTCACACGTGTCAAATTGTAGACTGTTTCTGGGGAAAATATGTCTATTTTTAATATAGAACATAAATAATTCTAGGTAATTATGCTGAAAATTATGTTCATTCTGTGGCTGTTTTAATAAACATAATATCTCTTGCTGTTGCTTTTAAGAGTGAAGCCAAACATATTTTCCTACATGGGAACTAAAGATAAAAGGGCTATAACAGTTCAAGAGATCGCTGTTCTTAGGTAAGTGAAAGTATAGCGAAGTATTTGCACTCCTACCATAGAGCTCAAACATCTTGCTAAACTTGAAGACTCAATATGCATGCGACACAAGTGGCAGATTCAGGTCCTGATGGTGTAAAGCGCGTGTATTAATGAAGGTGCTATAAtccttttttattctgtggTGATTGCTAGGGTTTTCAGTCAGTGGAGCTCTGAGTCATAGCCTGTATACAGGTATTTGGCTGAAGCAGCAAGACAGATTGCCTACATGCTCTTATGCTACATGGGAACCATCCAtgttacagaagagaaacagaatgaCACAGTAAAAATTATGTCTCATTTCCTTCCTGACTTTTGTTTACTCCTTCCTCCagccaaaatcccattttttcccctcactgaACTCtctgaacagctccagggaagacTAACCACTGCCTTTGCTCATCTGTGAGTAGCCAGAAGGGGCAAAAAAtgatgaggatttttttctgccttaacCTACTCTCATAAGTCACCTactaagagaaaataaaatttattttgtcataTTCCAAGATAATTATATAGTTTCTGGGCACATGAAATTAGTGTTACGTCCATAATTGAGAACGTAGAATGTCTTGTAGTCATATATTACTGTATCTGTTTAGCTAGCTGGAATATTCTGCCTGGACTACTCTTTACAACTGTTTGAAAAGCACCCTCCTCAAGTAAGGAATTCCAAGGTTTGGGAGCCAGAAATTTGATCAAATCCTTGTTAAAAGGAGGGCATTCACTATTTAATCGTTCATATTTTTCCTCCCAGTGGTTTGCCTGGGCATACATTTGCATATAAAACCAGAATTATTAATTTGTGAATCTTGAGAAGCCCCAGATTCTTGTTGCTGCAAGGCAAGTTTGCAAAGCAATGATAATTAACCAGGCTGGTGGCATAGCCATCTCGGGTGCcgttcctttttctttgaacaGGATTGCATTTAATGTTGTGTCCGAGGGCTTTGGTGTGTTGTAAGCATTGACTGGGGAAGAACATATTGATTTGTGATGTCGATTCGGTAGGGCCACAGTCCTTGACTCCCCTGTGCAGCCATGGAGAAGGATGGTGCAGGAAGGGGAGACATTATAATTTTTCAGCCTGTTTTGAGCTGAGTACTCTGGCCATGCTGGCTGATAAACTTGTCTACCCTGGTATAAATTTTAGAGAAAGTGTCGAAAGAGCAGCTCGGTGATGTAAAGAACAGGGTATGCTTCCAAAAGTACtagcaataaaaatgacagataCCAGTGACAGACTGGATTTCATGTTCCTTCCTCTGCACTAAGCTTACACAGTGGCTAATTGTTGAAGTTCTGTGTTTTATCACTGCGCTAACTGGAGTGTATTCATGGGGTAGGTACTCAAATAAAGCAGAGTTCAGCTTGTGGGGTACAGGATACATCAATATTGCAACATATTCGtttttttagaatcatagaatagtttgggttggaagggaccttaaagatcatccagttccaacccccctgccacgggcagggataCATCtcactagatgaggctgcccaagcgccatccaacctggccttgaacacctccagggatggggcagccagttTCCCTGGGccacctgtgccagtgcctcaccaccttcatagtgaagaaattcctccttatgtctagcctaaatctgcctctctccagtttataaccattttGAGTAAATACTGTAACATAGATGTCAAAAGATAGTACTAACAGTCTTTATCATGATatacatttttctcttgtatGAGTAGTCATAAAAATTAcccattcttttctttcagatattTAATGCAAAGACTTTGAAAAGGCAGCAGTATAAAACTGGGGAAACTGGACTcgctgttttttgttttgaaatgtcggcatttctacatttattttattatttgcctTTCTAAGCATAGGTTGATCATTGTTGTCtgggtcttttttttcagaatcacTGCACAGAGACTTGCTCATTTGAATAAATGTTTGATGAACTTCAAGTTAGGAAATTTCAGTTACAAGAACCATCCCCTGAAATTGGGAGAATTGCAAGGAAACCATTTCACTGTTGTTCTCAGGTAATACGTTAGTATATATTCAGGCATTtctgttagattttttttttcttcaaaaaggtAAGAGATATCAGTGCATCTTGtgttacagaaaagaagaaaagtcctTCTGTTGGCAGGAGTCTGTTGAATTTGATACATACTATGTGATGTTGATGATGAGCTTTATTACTATGGGATCACAAGATAGCGTAAACCCTTAATAATCTatctgtaacttttttttaatgctagaAACATAACAGGAACTGATGACCAGATTGAGCAAGCAATGCACTCTCTCAGGGAAATTGGATTCATTAATTACTATGGAATGCAAAGATTTGGAACCACAGCTGTTCCTACTTATCAAATTGGCAGGTAAGTatgttttcatcctttttttttaaaaaaacccataaatatatttttattcctgtatATTTTGGGAAACGTTTTTCTAGCATATTGCATGTGCCAGAACAGCCAGTTCTAATTTTAGATTTAAGAAAGGACTAGTTTCTGAGCTTGCTTCAGCAGGTATCTTGCATAATACCACTCCTTTTAATATTGCATAAATCTAAACACTGATACTACTTTTTTTGATCAGTTGGCTAAATctccttaaaaatatatttaatcagTTCTTAATACGCTTTCTTGTTTGAATCTTAGAGCTATTCTACAGAACAATTGGAACGAAGTAATGGATTTGATATTAAAACCACGACCAGGAGGTAAGTACTGGAAAATCATAAATTAAGTGTTTCTGCCTCTCCTTCTCCAAGAATTTTAAGTTCAGGAAAAAGACTTTTAGATTCTTATAATTGGAAAGGATGTTTGCTAAACCTCAGACAGTTTAGCAGTGGACAAGCAATCATCAGactctctgcctttctgcttctctttccttgCTGTGCAGTTTCTTGCAGTGGGAGTGGAAAGAGACCTGAATACTTATACCCAGAGCCTGCTCAGGCTTCACGTGAAGCCTTCCAATCTCAATTATTATGTCGTTCTGTAAATCTGTGTTAATTACCGTGTCTGAAGCTTTTAAGTTTTTCAACTGTTTTAACAAAAGGCAATGCGGATGCTTTTTTGGTGTGTAgttaaagtatttttgttttacatcCTTGTTGCAGCTGAAAAAGGATACTTAGTAAAATGCAGAGAAGAATGGGCAAAAACTAAAGATCCAGCAGCAGCCCTCAAGAAACTACCTGTAAAAAGGTGCGTGGAAGGACAGCTTCTACGCGGACTCTTAAAGTATGGAATGAAGAACATAATCTCTGCATTTGGCATAGTGAGTGTAAAAGTGCTGTGGGGTATTTACTTGAACAAATGCTCTTTTGATGGTATTAGGATGAAGTTGAAATAGACCTAGAGATGCTTGATGAGTAGAAGGTTAAGTGCAAGATcttacatttttctgtctttttagcTTAAAGTACTGCTGCATAGTGAGTGATGACATCTGTAATTAATGTATGCATAATGAGTGTTCCAGTTTGTACAGTAATCGCTGGTAGGTTGGAAATGATAGACTTAGTAACCACATATAATGCAGATCTGAGAATTGTGCAGACGTTCTGTATCagagtttttctgtttctttcaaagTATAAATCAAACTGATAGCATGTTAACAAATCAGCTTGTCATAGAGGTGGGGGACTGAGTGTCATTTTCAAGTGTTGTAATCAAGATTGAGTCCTTGGAGAAAATATCTCATCACCAGTGAACTACTGAGCCCATTGTGGGAGCTGAGGAATAATTTCTAGTTTATGAAGGAGATAATCAGAATAACAGTGTGCCTTCACATCTGCAGAGTTTACTTAGGATTTCAAGCGGTTGAGTATGAATTCAGTGTTTTATAATAGCTCCATATGTTCAACCtgttgaataataaaaaaaaataaaaagctttttttgtttttaatttaaatacagaTGGTTTCTTGTGTGGATTTCAAATGTATAAAGCCTTATTTCTTCACATACCCGTTTGCCAAACCATGAACAAAACCCAAATTTGTATAGCAAGAATTTGTGTTAGTGTTATTGCTGGAGAAGGTAACATTTCAAATACCTGCTGTTTTGGTTAtgactgagagaaaaaaatgaaaatagatcTTTCTaatgtttcactttttttcctttacctcTAGATACCAAGAAATAATCGGTTAATGTATATTCATAGCTACCAGAGTTATGTCTGGAATAACATGGTGAGCAAGAGAATAGAAGAATATGGGCTTAGAGCTGTACCAGGAGATCTCACACTTAAAGGAGGTAAAATTAGACAAAAAGCCAGTGATGCTCTGTAGTTCAAACTCCTAGAAAAGTAAAGCATCTATCTGTTAATGAGATACTGcatacatgttttcttttctctctcatccATTTTGGTCTAGTGATTTCTGAATCCATCTGCCAGTTTTAGCCAAATTTTGCAAGGAATTGGAAGATAGGTATTAcacttgtttgttttcaaaatcgCTGGATAGGAAAGAAAAGCTATGAAGGACTGATGATTCTCAAGAATGAGCTCAAACCTTAGTTGAGCTATGGAGAGCTATAGAAGGATGTTATGAATGTTTTAAccacagaagtttttttttgcattagtaTCTTGTAAAGCAGAGGCTCTGCACAGTTAAACCTTTCTTCACTTGGATTTGCTCTGGCATTTTCCTGGAGTGAGAGTATCCACAGTATCTCTCTTTCATGTATGCCTGATGCCTGGTCAGAGGACTGTTCATCTAGCAGTCCTTACTCCATCAGCTTTAAAAGTCACTGGAAACCAGGCTGATGATATTCCGCAGGTAACTGTGACAGTCTTGAAGACTGTTACTTCTTTTCTTGGAAATGTTGTCTATTAAGTGGGGATGAAACACAGTAGATATCCCTCTTGAAGTAATCTTATTTCCATCAAatggtttgttttaaatttagcTGATGTTAACTGTAACAGGCATCCAtctctcatttttcttccctgattGTAGCCACAGCTGTTCATATCGAAGAAGGAGATGTTGATAACTACACTATCCATGATGTAGTGATGCCTTTGCCTGGCTTTGATGTTATTTATCCAAAGCATAAAAGTAAGTCTGTTACCTTACATACTTACTTTGAAAATGTAAGTCTGCTTTAAGGTTGTTCCTAAAAAGATGATGAGATCTATGCAACCTTGGTGACCATTAAAAAAGGAATGATGCATGAAAACAGGCTGTTTCAACAAGCTGCGCTATGTTCTCTCctattgttttcctctcttgcaGTTGGTGAGGCCTACAAGGAAATGCTAGTAGCTGACAATCTTGATATCAACAACATGAGGCATAAGATCAGAGATTATTCACTTTCTGGAGCATACAGAAAGATTATCATTCGACCTCAGAATGTCACCTGGTAAGTAGGATAAAGGAAATTGCACTTCAGTTAACAGCATAGAGTATATGTGGGATGACAAAGTACAAGAACTGTGAGATTGAACCCCAGGATGTACATGTAGACTGAAGCATAGGTAGGGAGGAATGTCTCTGCGTTTCCCTCGTGATTTTTATGTAGTTGAAGTCGAACCATAGCCTTATTTCTTAATTGGTCCTCTGGTTCTGTGATGCATGAGTGTCAATACACCTGTCTAGTTGTTAAACTCCTTGCCTGAACACTGATTTTGAAACCATGGTAGATAATATTCAAAACAAGGGAGGTTTTTTTGTAGCCTTGCTATGAGAATGTTAGTCTCCTACTACCTGTCTGTCAATCAGAAAGATCTGAATCACTTAAACCTAGTCAGTCACTGTTGTTAGAGATAGAACCTAGTTGTCATATGAGAACTGAATAGCACCTTTTACACAGGTGGCTGTACAAATAGGTGGAAAGATCTGGTCACTGATGCAAAAATATAGAGGGTTTAGGAGGGAGACAAAAAGTACAAGTGTTTACCCTTTAATTAGTGCTGATGTTTAAAGTTTGTCTACTTCCCGGTTACTTTTTCTGCCTCAACATATGGAATGATTTCTGTTAAATGAATGGCATAAAGGGTGGAATATCTATTTAAGCCCTTTAAAAGAAGTTTAGATGGCTTCCTTCAAAATGAAGGCTTCCCTTCACACTTACAAGTATTCCTAGACTTGGAGTATTGACAGCATTCTTCCCATAATTTCATTGGCTGTGTTTCTTGTATAGCTGGAAATCCTGACAGCCCATGAGGGACAACAGAGGAGTTATGCAAAGAAACTGCTCAAtaaattactattttaaaaataatcttcatcAGAGACAAGTCTTCTACATAAAGCTTTGGCAGATATTGCATCATGAAtgctgccttaccttatttcATTAGAATATTAATTCCATTTAAGTTGTagctgccttaccttatttcGTTAGAATATTAATTCCAATTAAGTTGTAACTGCCAAATTGgaataacaaataataatattataataaaataatgaaaatataatttttattccaaataagattttttaattatagttTTAATTATGTGTATTATACAGGGAGGTCGTTGCATATGACGATCCCAGAATCCCATTATTTACTACGGATTTGGATAAGCTGGAAGAAAAACCATTACCAGTTCTTCCTACCAGTAAGTTAATTTTTCTGCTGATATTTGCGAAACAGAAGTTTGTTCTGGCTGTTGCTTTGAATTGCTACATATTGAAAGCTCTTTTAAggaagggcttttttttcattttacttgacTGCTAAGCAATGATATTAAAGGTATCTGAAGTGTCAAATAAGGTCCTCTAGAAGTCTGTATTGACTGTTACTTGATTTATGCATGTCTGCAAGAAACTGTAAATGCTTAGCAGTAAGTGTCTGTGAAATGCACAAAGGTGAATTAAGCCGCAAATGGTCTGTATGCTTCAGCAGGTATTATTTGTGCTGAACATAAGGGACcactcaaatatttaaaagaattcaATGGAATATTTTTATACAACTCTGGTCACAAGGTCTTTTGACACTTCTttccagaaaaagcaaagagaggctaggaattcagttttcaaagaacaagcctttattttgcttgtaaaagaagaaaaccccccaaaagccacttcctgctgaaagaaaatgttaaaaagagGTTGTGTAAATTGGAGTATAGTGGTGGTAGCTGGTTTGTTTTGTGGGTTGGTTGTGTAAAATTCAGTCTGGTGTAGATGGCATCCAGAATAAGCATTACTTATGCccctaacaattttttttcttgctttgtgtcTCCTTTTACCCCTTAATGACAGATGGTAAATTCAGGGCGCTAAAGATGGAGTTCTCACTCCCCCCATCCACTTATGCTACCATGGCGATTCGAGAAGTTTTGAAAATGGACACAAGCATCAAAAACCAGACACAACTGAATACCACCTGGTTACGCTGAATGAACTGCAAAAGTGACCTAGATTTTAACATGTATACAACAATTTCCTATTTACATGTTATGTACAAATCTTTAAAGATTAGTAGCAAgagatttgtatttttttaagtttttattaGTGCTAGCATTTAACTTCAGTGGTTATTTGCAAGATGGTGGCTGTAATATAATATAGGTCTTAGCGACTGGTGCTTTTTAATGGATAAGTTGCTTGAGCTGTAAGCATGGGTGCATCATTAAGAAGAGAGCTTGTAATAGTTTCAGACCTGGAAGAATGTTTAGCTtgctgggggttttttttggcaagCACTGAATGTTTTCACAAGTTCAGCACACATTTGAGACTTTACAAATGCATTAAATTACAGCTTAGGAAAATAAGTTACGATAAAATGAAGATACTGATGAACATTAATATCGCAGGAATTTTTGCTGCTAATATTTGTGCTAAAGCAGTAGAGAATTCCATTAGTAAGACTTTTTATGTGCTGTAAAGATGTACAGCTCTTTTAATCAATTGGTCTTTTTCATTGAGAAAATACTTGTGTGCATTTTCCAGCTTTACTTATACCTCTACCAACCAACAGATACTGAGAATAAATTCACATGAACACCTAAGCATGTGTCAGTAACTCCTTCATTTCCACATCTCTGTCTGTCCATTGCTGGCAGGGGATGAGCCAGGCTTcagacagataaaaaaaataaagctattgtAGAAGATAGtgcattttcagcttctttctaaccaaaataaaatgcttgtgTTGCTAAAATAATGTGAATGTCCTCCTGTGAGAACAGAGAGAGTTGAGGTTATTCAGCatagagaagagagggctccggggagaccttataggaGCCTTCTGGTACCTAAAGGGGGTCTTACAGGAAacctggggaagggctcttcatcagggagtgcagggacaggatgaggggtaaaagttttaagctgaaagaggggagattcagattagatatgagcgaagaaattttttactgtgagggtagtgaggcactgccacaggttgccccatccctggaggtgttcaaggccaggctggatgaggctttgagcaacctgatccagtgggaggtgtctctgcccgtggcaacaggggttggaactagatgggctttaaggtcccttccaacccaagccattctatgattccttatATGAATAAAAGATGGTGCCCATGCTGTGGTGGCTGATGACCCTTCATGCTGAGACGTATGAGGTCGCACACAAAAAACTCACAAGACTGTGCCTATAACTCTTTCTAGTTAACTAATGAAGAAAATTggctatgatcaccttcaagacccttctgagttgacacacagctgcatgtgATGCTGCCAAGGTTCAAAGCAAATCCACAgagcattttctgaaaggcagtTAAGGATCTCCATGGTTATTGTTTTCACATATTCCACTGACAAAAACTGTGTTCCTTTGGGCACTGATGGAAACTGTGATTAATTCACCATGGACGTCAGTCAATGATTGAAAAGTTTCCATTACAGATTTtctcagtttcacaagaaactcaATGCTAACTTGCTATTCCCTTACACACCGATATTTTCAactgagggaaagaaaaaatctgttttaacaCAAGCCTAGCGAAGAGATGATGCTGAGCCCCGTGTGACAGTTCAGAACGTGTTTTGTGACTGCCGCTCCATGCCTTCCCTCGGTTCCTGAcctatatcacagaatcactaggtcggaaaggacccactggatcatcgagtccaaccattcctatcaatcactaaacgatgcccctcagcacctcgtccacctgtcttctaaacacctccagggaaggtgactcaaccacctccctgggcagactgttccagtgcccaatgaccctttttgtgaaaatttttttcctgatgtcaagccaaacttcccctggtagagcttgaggccattccttcttgtcctgtctcctgtcacctgggagaagaggccagctccctcctctccacaacctcctttcaggtagttgtagagagcaatgaggtctcccctcagcctcctcttctccaggctaaacaaccccagctctctcagccgctcctcataaggcctgttctccagccccttcaccagctttgttgctcttctctggactcgctccagagcctcaacatccttcttgtggtgaggggcccagaactgaacacaggattcaaggagcggtctcaccagtgccgagtacagagggagaataacctccctggacctgctggtcacaccgtttctgatccaagccaagatgccattggccttcttggccacctgggcacactgctggctcatgttcagtcgctgtcaaccaacacccccaggtccctctcctccaggcagctttctagacagacttctcctggtctgtagctgcacagggttgttgtgccccaagtgcaggacccggcatttggccttgttaaacctcatgccattggactcagcccagcggtccagcctgttcagatccctttgcagagcctccctaccctccagcagatccacaattccacccagcttagcgtcatccgcaaacttgctaatgcCGTTAGTCTCCTTACGAGAGGAAGCGCCGGAGGCGCCCTGTGCGCATGCGCAGCGCCGCGCCCGCCGCTTCCCCCGCGCACGCGGGGGAAGCGGCGGGCGCGGCGCTGCGCATGCGCACAGGGCGCCGTTCACCGGCAGGGGGAAGCGCATGCGTGCTGCAACCAGCCCCGCCCTCCAGCGGGCCGTGCCGGGGAGGGGGAGCTGCGCAtgcgccccgcagcccccggtggtggggaggggggtgtcTACCGGTGTGCGCCGCGCATGCGCACTGCGCCCGGCGTGGGACGCGGGGGTGGGCGGTGGGACATGAGGGGCGCTGCGCATGCGCCCTGCGCGCCGCCGCTCGCGGTGCTGACGCGTCAGGGGTGGAGAGGCTGatggcggggtgggggggggtagCTCCCTGGCCGCCTGTCTCCTCATTTCTCCTCTCGTCTCCGGCCTCTCCGCGGGGAAGCAGCACCACTTGGGCAGCTCTTCCACggatcgtagaatcaccaggttggaaaagacctccggGATCACCGTgcggggctttttttttccgcGCTGTCCTGCTTATTTGCGGCTCCTTCAGCCTCGCCCTTGGTCTCCCGCTTCGCTCTCCCCGCACTCTTGCTCCTGGCTCGTCGCTTGcacctttttctcctccccGGTGCCtgttttatgggttttttcGCTGATAAAGCGCGAGGGTGTACGTTtcattgccttctttttttgtttcgcTGCACACGAGCATCCCCTCAGTTTCAGGGCTGGGTTTCCCCGGCTGCTGCCATGTGTGTGGGTCAAGCAAGTGCCCTTCTACTGTGTTTCAGTGGTAATATTACTTCACAAATAATTGCGAGACCTCAGTGGATCCTTTGCTTGTGATACCTCGGTCATCGGTTATCTCTGAACATCCCGAACTGTAtgaaaaggtaaagcaagatgtTAATATTCTCCtttatattttacaaaaatatttttcattatgttttctGTATCACGTATGTAGATGCTACATGTGTTTTGAACTCTTTTTAATAATATTCCAAATTTTGGGGAAGGAAGAAGCTAACAGGCATAATTTTCTTAAGTAATTGACGTGGAAAATATCACCAGTTGATGTGTTAGCAAGGTTTTAGCATACACCAAGAAATTGTTTTACTTAAAGCAGTTTGTGTACTCAATGTCTTATTTCAGTTTAAGTTGACCTACCCAGCTTTTAACAGAGTTTTGTATCCTCAGTGTATCAGTAGTTGTTTGTGCTGTCTTAGTGGTGACCAATTAGAAATGGTACAATTGGt
This genomic window from Phaenicophaeus curvirostris isolate KB17595 chromosome 1, BPBGC_Pcur_1.0, whole genome shotgun sequence contains:
- the PUS7 gene encoding pseudouridylate synthase 7 homolog isoform X2 is translated as METVEMNNVSLKRPRSEDDVANADEIKRQKISEKSKTGNDSGQSVETVTERPDKPLLEDTKNEIIPNEETEEQEDEELEDSDEDGDPESFADMMKHGLTESDVGITKFVSSHKGFSGILKERYSDFVVHEIGKDGRVIHLDDFSVPVDDEDPSEETFTVLSDEDKQRLEELQLLKNKEASVAIEVVEDTKEKRTVIHQAVKSLFPGLETKTEDRDGKKYIIAYHAAGKKALANPRKHSWPKSRGSYCHFVLYKENKDTMDAINVLSKFLRVKPNIFSYMGTKDKRAITVQEIAVLRITAQRLAHLNKCLMNFKLGNFSYKNHPLKLGELQGNHFTVVLRNITGTDDQIEQAMHSLREIGFINYYGMQRFGTTAVPTYQIGRAILQNNWNEVMDLILKPRPGAEKGYLVKCREEWAKTKDPAAALKKLPVKRCVEGQLLRGLLKYGMKNIISAFGIIPRNNRLMYIHSYQSYVWNNMVSKRIEEYGLRAVPGDLTLKGATAVHIEEGDVDNYTIHDVVMPLPGFDVIYPKHKIGEAYKEMLVADNLDINNMRHKIRDYSLSGAYRKIIIRPQNVTWEVVAYDDPRIPLFTTDLDKLEEKPLPVLPTNGKFRALKMEFSLPPSTYATMAIREVLKMDTSIKNQTQLNTTWLR
- the PUS7 gene encoding pseudouridylate synthase 7 homolog isoform X1 — translated: METVEMNNVSLKRPRSEDDVANADEIKRQKISEKSKTGNDSGQSVETVTERPDKPLLEDTKNEIIPNEETEEQEDEELEDSDEDGDPESFADMMKHGLTESDVGITKFVSSHKGFSGILKERYSDFVVHEIGKDGRVIHLDDFSVPVDDEDPSEETFTVLSDEDKQRLEELQLLKNKEASVAIEVVEDTKEKRTVIHQAVKSLFPGLETKTEDRDGKKYIIAYHAAGKKALAKVRTATDPRKHSWPKSRGSYCHFVLYKENKDTMDAINVLSKFLRVKPNIFSYMGTKDKRAITVQEIAVLRITAQRLAHLNKCLMNFKLGNFSYKNHPLKLGELQGNHFTVVLRNITGTDDQIEQAMHSLREIGFINYYGMQRFGTTAVPTYQIGRAILQNNWNEVMDLILKPRPGAEKGYLVKCREEWAKTKDPAAALKKLPVKRCVEGQLLRGLLKYGMKNIISAFGIIPRNNRLMYIHSYQSYVWNNMVSKRIEEYGLRAVPGDLTLKGATAVHIEEGDVDNYTIHDVVMPLPGFDVIYPKHKIGEAYKEMLVADNLDINNMRHKIRDYSLSGAYRKIIIRPQNVTWEVVAYDDPRIPLFTTDLDKLEEKPLPVLPTNGKFRALKMEFSLPPSTYATMAIREVLKMDTSIKNQTQLNTTWLR